One Tepidisphaeraceae bacterium DNA segment encodes these proteins:
- a CDS encoding LutB/LldF family L-lactate oxidation iron-sulfur protein: MATLPTLQNDPATKAFLQEAAGAKFDFNSVSVKAAGDEKLRLASGGAVTRQDAGRRLGMLALPDPDGIRQLAGDIKQHTLDYLDYYLEQLATNVEKNGGHVHFAANGDEAKRIILDIATKANVTRCIKSKSMVSEEIDLAHALELAGLDVVETDLGEFIVQIGHDKPSHLVQPIVHKDRQSIARLFADYFNTPYNDDPQALCQQARLYLRDKFRVSDFGMTGGNFLVAETGHVVGVENEGNQRQSITSPRVMVALVGIEKVIPRLTDLAVMLKLLARSATGQPITIYTNIYGGPKDAGEKDGPEEFHLVLMDNGRTEILASEEYRETLRCIRCGACLNACPIYRSIGGHAYGSVYPGPIGALITPLMQGLSEFKDLPQASSLCGACYEACPVKINIPKHLINLRRDITTRKMNGRIERFVYRAWAKSLKSPLLYKINTTLQKWVLRAQADDHGGWVTKLPNPASGWTNIRDMPQPAARTFHEMWKDR; the protein is encoded by the coding sequence ATGGCGACGCTTCCCACGCTGCAAAACGATCCCGCGACCAAGGCGTTCCTGCAGGAGGCTGCGGGCGCGAAGTTCGACTTCAACTCCGTCAGCGTGAAGGCCGCCGGTGACGAGAAGCTGCGCCTCGCCAGTGGCGGGGCGGTCACGCGCCAGGATGCGGGCAGGCGGCTCGGCATGCTTGCGCTCCCCGACCCTGACGGTATCCGCCAGCTCGCCGGTGACATCAAGCAGCACACGCTGGACTACCTCGACTACTACCTCGAGCAGCTGGCCACCAACGTCGAAAAGAACGGCGGGCACGTTCACTTCGCTGCCAACGGCGACGAGGCAAAACGCATCATCCTCGACATCGCCACCAAGGCGAACGTCACCCGCTGTATTAAGAGCAAGTCGATGGTGAGCGAAGAGATCGACCTCGCCCACGCGCTCGAACTTGCGGGCTTGGACGTCGTCGAAACCGACCTCGGCGAGTTCATCGTGCAGATCGGGCACGACAAGCCGAGCCACCTCGTGCAGCCGATCGTGCACAAGGATCGCCAGAGCATCGCGCGGCTGTTCGCCGACTACTTCAACACGCCGTACAACGACGACCCGCAGGCGCTCTGCCAGCAGGCCCGGCTGTACCTGCGCGATAAGTTTCGCGTCTCCGACTTCGGCATGACCGGCGGCAACTTCCTCGTCGCCGAGACCGGACACGTGGTGGGCGTGGAGAACGAGGGCAACCAACGGCAGAGCATCACCTCGCCCCGCGTGATGGTGGCGCTGGTGGGCATCGAAAAGGTCATCCCCCGGCTGACCGACCTGGCCGTCATGCTGAAGCTGTTGGCACGCAGTGCGACCGGGCAGCCGATCACGATCTACACCAACATCTACGGCGGACCCAAGGACGCCGGTGAAAAGGACGGCCCCGAAGAGTTCCACCTCGTGCTGATGGACAACGGGCGCACGGAGATCCTCGCCAGCGAAGAATATCGCGAGACGCTGCGCTGCATCCGCTGCGGCGCCTGCCTGAACGCCTGCCCGATCTACCGCAGCATTGGTGGGCACGCGTACGGCAGCGTCTACCCTGGGCCGATCGGGGCGCTCATTACGCCGCTCATGCAGGGGCTGAGCGAGTTCAAGGACTTGCCGCAGGCCAGCAGTTTGTGCGGGGCGTGTTACGAAGCTTGCCCGGTGAAGATCAACATTCCCAAGCACTTGATCAACCTGCGGCGCGACATCACCACGCGCAAGATGAACGGCCGGATCGAACGCTTCGTCTACCGCGCCTGGGCCAAGAGCTTGAAGTCGCCGTTGCTGTACAAGATCAACACGACGCTGCAGAAATGGGTGCTGCGCGCCCAGGCCGACGACCATGGTGGATGGGTGACCAAACTCCCCAACCCCGCCAGCGGCTGGACCAACATTCGCGACATGCCCCAACCGGCGGCGCGGACATTCCATGAAATGTGGAAGGACAGATAG
- a CDS encoding LUD domain-containing protein codes for MNDASGVLDKVRRSLGREAPLTKLPVPPPELPEPLVRLVHTDFGLPELFAKRAAELKMLVESCYVEELAPKMAEFLKANGCQKIGMSVSKLLTAIGLPQALRDAGLDVKTWDELTLDSAYELDAAVTDVTYAVAETGSLVIRTNANHGRSLSLVPKFHIAVLEPKNFVPDLLDLMEKMTVDGVGSHVTLISGPSKTADIEMNVVTGVHGPNVVKAFLLS; via the coding sequence ATGAACGACGCCTCCGGAGTCCTCGACAAAGTCCGCCGCAGCCTGGGCCGTGAAGCGCCGCTGACGAAGCTGCCGGTGCCACCACCGGAGTTGCCTGAGCCGCTGGTGCGTCTGGTTCATACCGACTTTGGCCTGCCGGAGCTGTTCGCCAAGCGGGCGGCCGAGCTGAAGATGTTGGTCGAGTCGTGTTACGTCGAAGAGTTGGCGCCGAAGATGGCCGAGTTTCTGAAGGCGAACGGGTGCCAGAAGATCGGCATGAGCGTATCAAAACTGCTGACCGCCATCGGCCTGCCGCAGGCGCTGCGGGATGCGGGGCTGGACGTGAAGACGTGGGACGAACTGACGCTTGACTCTGCGTACGAGCTGGACGCCGCCGTCACGGATGTCACCTACGCCGTCGCGGAGACGGGCTCATTGGTCATCCGCACGAACGCCAACCATGGCCGCAGTTTGTCGCTGGTGCCGAAGTTCCACATCGCGGTGCTGGAACCGAAGAATTTCGTGCCCGATTTGCTCGATCTGATGGAAAAGATGACGGTCGACGGCGTCGGTTCGCACGTCACCCTCATCAGCGGCCCCAGCAAGACCGCCGACATCGAGATGAACGTTGTCACCGGTGTGCATGGGCCAAACGTCGTAAAGGCGTTTCTGCTGTCTTGA
- the queD gene encoding 6-carboxytetrahydropterin synthase QueD, translating to MIVRLSKTFRFEAAHYLPTFPQGHKCRRLHGHSFRFDVIVEGDVDEAKGFLIDYGDIKAAAAPIVAQLDHFYLNDIEGLENPTAEMLSRWLWRQLKPALPLLASIVVHETCTSSCEYRGT from the coding sequence ATGATCGTCCGACTGTCCAAAACCTTCCGCTTCGAGGCCGCCCACTACCTGCCGACCTTCCCGCAGGGTCACAAGTGCCGGCGATTGCACGGCCATTCGTTTCGCTTCGACGTCATCGTGGAAGGTGACGTCGACGAAGCCAAGGGCTTCCTCATCGACTACGGCGACATCAAGGCGGCCGCGGCGCCGATCGTGGCGCAGCTGGACCATTTTTACCTGAACGACATCGAAGGCTTGGAAAACCCCACCGCGGAAATGCTGTCGCGATGGCTGTGGCGGCAGCTCAAGCCCGCCCTGCCGTTGCTGGCGAGCATCGTGGTCCACGAAACGTGCACGAGTTCGTGCGAATATCGGGGAACTTAA
- a CDS encoding DNA-3-methyladenine glycosylase I — protein MTTAELPRCSWAKGDLMIEYHDIEWGVPVHDDRTWFEFLTLEGAQAGLSWETVLKKRDRYRQLFAEFDPAKVAKFTEEKVEKLLTDPGIIRNRLKVAGTVKNAKAFLAVQKEFGSFDAYIWRFVNGRPLCPQPQTMKDVPATSPESDAMSKDLKKRGFTFVGSTICYAMMQATGMVNDHLVTCHRHGQM, from the coding sequence ATGACTACGGCTGAGCTTCCTCGCTGTTCCTGGGCCAAGGGCGACCTGATGATCGAATACCACGACATCGAGTGGGGCGTGCCGGTGCATGACGACCGAACGTGGTTCGAGTTTCTGACGCTCGAGGGCGCGCAGGCGGGGCTAAGCTGGGAAACGGTCCTGAAGAAGCGCGACCGCTACCGCCAGTTGTTCGCCGAGTTCGATCCGGCCAAGGTCGCGAAGTTCACCGAAGAGAAGGTCGAAAAGCTGCTGACTGATCCCGGCATCATCCGTAACCGCCTGAAGGTCGCCGGCACGGTGAAGAACGCCAAGGCGTTCCTCGCGGTGCAGAAGGAATTCGGCAGCTTCGACGCCTACATCTGGCGATTCGTCAACGGCCGCCCGCTTTGTCCCCAGCCGCAGACGATGAAAGACGTGCCGGCGACATCGCCGGAGTCTGACGCGATGAGCAAGGACCTGAAAAAGCGCGGCTTCACGTTCGTCGGCAGCACGATCTGCTACGCGATGATGCAGGCCACCGGCATGGTGAACGACCACCTGGTAACGTGCCACCGGCATGGGCAGATGTAG
- a CDS encoding 7-carboxy-7-deazaguanine synthase QueE, whose amino-acid sequence MKITELFYSIQGEGKLVGVPSVFVRASGCNLRCTWCDTPYSSWQPEGGEMTVAAIVAQVESYGARHAVLTGGEPMIMPEIVALAAALKERGYHITIETAATVYKPIAVDLASLSPKLSNSTPHEREGGRFAIAHERQRLNVQVIQQFIDASPDFQLKFVVANEQDLTEISDLLAQLNGWHPADVLLMPEGIDAATLAGRAGWISDICKRTGYRYCPRLHVELYGNTRGT is encoded by the coding sequence ATGAAGATCACCGAACTGTTCTACTCGATCCAAGGCGAAGGGAAGCTCGTCGGCGTCCCCTCCGTCTTCGTGCGCGCCAGCGGCTGCAACCTGCGCTGCACCTGGTGCGACACGCCCTATTCCAGCTGGCAACCCGAGGGCGGCGAGATGACGGTCGCGGCGATCGTGGCGCAAGTGGAGAGCTACGGCGCCCGCCATGCGGTGCTGACGGGTGGCGAGCCGATGATCATGCCGGAGATCGTCGCGCTGGCGGCCGCGCTGAAGGAACGCGGCTATCACATTACCATCGAGACCGCAGCCACGGTCTACAAGCCGATCGCGGTCGATCTGGCGTCGCTGTCGCCCAAGCTCTCAAACAGCACGCCGCACGAGCGCGAGGGGGGCCGCTTCGCGATCGCCCACGAGCGCCAACGGCTGAACGTGCAAGTTATCCAGCAGTTCATCGACGCATCTCCCGACTTCCAGCTGAAGTTCGTGGTCGCCAACGAACAGGACCTGACGGAGATTTCCGACCTGCTGGCCCAACTGAACGGGTGGCACCCCGCCGACGTGCTGCTGATGCCCGAGGGCATAGACGCCGCCACGCTCGCGGGCCGGGCCGGCTGGATTTCCGACATCTGCAAACGCACCGGCTACCGATACTGCCCGCGCCTGCACGTCGAGTTGTACGGCAACACGCGCGGGACGTGA
- a CDS encoding TonB family protein, protein MKRRHDATLTAGLCASLVAHGLIVFGASVIYIDRLESRIWQPPLTRELAQATGTTSSNEFQLGEETGTGTAIAPMIGDQDALARQANSDQPFTSLDPAGFGKVGDPPAPSAAPPGEGGGGGAPARFGLPSDTSTMPQPRPRPPLAQRRAVPTAEEISPSGTSPALPPDVASNLSISELPTVQEPAEAPQTQVMAANLSNVPQATVAPGAPGERAASADPAPLADSEIDPFAKTGAAEFRSGRTNVQFGRKSKLTRPRVLLAGQMDLIGKANPRVTLAIATDASGKVTDVAVRQSSGSPNIDQPVRVAAYDWWFEPPRDAAGQPQPDAFLFTVSFVGS, encoded by the coding sequence ATGAAACGCAGGCACGACGCCACCCTCACTGCCGGTCTATGCGCCTCACTCGTGGCGCACGGGCTGATCGTGTTCGGCGCGAGCGTTATCTACATCGACCGGCTCGAATCGCGCATCTGGCAACCACCGCTGACGCGTGAATTGGCGCAGGCGACTGGCACGACGTCGTCCAACGAGTTCCAATTGGGTGAGGAGACCGGCACCGGCACCGCGATCGCGCCGATGATAGGCGATCAGGACGCACTGGCCCGCCAAGCCAACTCCGATCAACCCTTTACCAGCCTCGACCCCGCGGGCTTCGGAAAAGTCGGCGACCCACCCGCGCCCTCGGCCGCCCCGCCGGGTGAAGGGGGTGGCGGTGGTGCGCCGGCACGCTTCGGCCTGCCCAGCGACACCTCCACCATGCCCCAACCGCGCCCGCGACCACCGCTGGCGCAGCGACGCGCTGTTCCAACGGCCGAAGAGATATCGCCTTCCGGTACCTCGCCCGCGCTGCCACCGGACGTCGCCAGCAACCTATCGATCAGCGAGTTGCCGACCGTTCAAGAGCCCGCCGAGGCGCCGCAGACGCAAGTGATGGCCGCCAACTTGTCGAACGTTCCTCAGGCGACGGTGGCCCCCGGCGCGCCGGGTGAACGCGCGGCATCGGCCGATCCTGCCCCACTGGCCGACAGTGAGATCGACCCGTTCGCCAAGACCGGCGCCGCCGAGTTTCGCAGTGGTCGCACGAACGTGCAGTTCGGCCGCAAGAGCAAGCTGACGCGCCCGCGCGTGCTGCTGGCGGGCCAGATGGATTTGATCGGCAAGGCCAACCCGCGCGTTACCCTCGCGATCGCCACCGACGCCAGCGGCAAGGTCACCGACGTCGCCGTCCGGCAATCCAGTGGCAGCCCCAACATCGACCAGCCCGTCCGCGTGGCCGCCTACGATTGGTGGTTCGAACCCCCGCGCGACGCCGCCGGCCAACCCCAGCCGGACGCGTTCCTGTTCACCGTGTCGTTCGTGGGCAGCTAA
- a CDS encoding TIGR00730 family Rossman fold protein — protein MNTISSSPADRAEPAAPMIRSVTVYLSARDSVDRVYFDDAAAMGRGIANAGWRLVYGGNNVGLMRAVADGCRAAGGKVLGITPQLMVDEGIHDPNCELIVTQTMRERKGLLEARGDAFVILPGGIGTFEELFEVLVGRQLGYHKKPIVFLNTANYYGPLLAMMEHGIEHRFIREANRGLYHVSETVQDVIAYLNAFYPVPAAPDLKAVAE, from the coding sequence ATGAATACGATAAGCTCCTCGCCGGCCGATAGAGCCGAGCCTGCTGCACCCATGATCCGCTCCGTCACCGTCTACCTCTCCGCCCGCGACTCCGTCGATCGCGTTTACTTTGACGATGCCGCCGCCATGGGGCGGGGCATCGCCAACGCTGGCTGGAGGCTCGTCTACGGTGGCAACAACGTCGGCCTGATGCGGGCGGTAGCGGATGGCTGCCGGGCCGCGGGTGGGAAGGTGCTGGGCATCACGCCGCAGTTGATGGTGGACGAGGGGATTCACGACCCGAACTGCGAGTTGATCGTCACGCAGACCATGCGCGAGCGCAAGGGCTTACTCGAAGCCCGCGGCGACGCGTTCGTCATCCTGCCCGGGGGCATCGGCACGTTCGAGGAGCTGTTCGAAGTGCTGGTCGGCCGGCAGTTGGGGTATCACAAGAAGCCGATCGTCTTCCTGAACACCGCCAACTATTACGGGCCGCTGCTGGCGATGATGGAGCACGGCATCGAACACCGGTTCATCCGCGAGGCCAATCGCGGCCTCTATCACGTCTCCGAAACCGTGCAAGACGTAATTGCTTACCTGAACGCGTTTTATCCCGTTCCCGCGGCCCCGGATCTGAAGGCGGTCGCCGAGTAG
- a CDS encoding AAA family ATPase, whose translation MRAIVTGQVGVDKGPYLDAVKKTAVAAGHDLEVCHVGKMMYEEAPDVPPGKILNLPISRLNTLRRAVFKEILRTAERHEHIIVNTHATFRWRHGLFSAFDFDQIKAFNADLYLTLLDNAESVHQRLNREHDIDHTLKDIMVWREEELLATEILANILKGYGHFYMISRGRNIPTTQTIFRLMFENHKKKVYPSFPMSHVMDLPDTLAEIDRFRAKLNDHFICFDPGDVDEFVLHTSANKAVEEGRDTMEVMAADGPVTLKTSEVVEIAGDIMGQIYARDFKMVDQSDMIVSLVPQLPNGKPGLSSGVERELHHAFEGGKDVYVVWACKGIPSPFISETATKVFRSMDEAMEHFEKKGYLK comes from the coding sequence ATGCGAGCGATCGTGACCGGACAAGTCGGCGTAGACAAGGGCCCCTATCTGGATGCCGTAAAGAAGACCGCCGTGGCTGCGGGGCACGATCTGGAGGTTTGCCACGTCGGTAAGATGATGTACGAGGAGGCCCCCGACGTTCCGCCGGGCAAAATCCTGAACCTGCCGATCAGCCGGTTGAACACACTGCGGCGCGCGGTCTTCAAGGAGATCCTGCGTACCGCCGAGCGGCACGAGCACATTATCGTCAACACGCACGCCACCTTCCGCTGGCGGCACGGGCTGTTCAGCGCGTTCGACTTCGATCAGATCAAGGCCTTCAATGCCGATCTGTACCTTACCCTGCTCGACAATGCCGAAAGCGTTCACCAGCGGCTGAACCGCGAGCACGATATAGACCACACCCTGAAGGACATCATGGTGTGGCGGGAAGAGGAACTGCTGGCGACCGAGATCCTGGCCAACATCCTCAAGGGGTACGGCCACTTCTACATGATCAGCCGTGGGCGCAACATTCCCACGACGCAGACGATTTTCCGGCTGATGTTCGAGAACCACAAGAAGAAGGTCTACCCCAGCTTCCCGATGAGCCACGTGATGGACCTGCCCGACACGCTCGCCGAGATCGACCGGTTCCGCGCCAAGCTGAACGACCACTTCATCTGCTTCGACCCCGGCGACGTCGACGAGTTCGTGCTGCACACCAGTGCCAACAAGGCCGTCGAAGAGGGCCGCGACACCATGGAGGTAATGGCCGCCGACGGCCCCGTCACGCTGAAGACGAGCGAGGTCGTCGAGATCGCCGGCGACATCATGGGCCAGATCTACGCGCGCGACTTCAAGATGGTCGACCAGAGCGACATGATCGTCTCGCTCGTCCCCCAGTTGCCCAACGGCAAACCCGGCCTCTCCAGCGGCGTCGAGCGCGAACTGCACCACGCCTTCGAGGGGGGCAAGGACGTCTACGTCGTCTGGGCCTGCAAGGGCATCCCCAGCCCCTTCATCAGCGAGACCGCCACGAAGGTATTCCGCAGCATGGACGAGGCGATGGAGCACTTTGAGAAGAAGGGATACCTAAAGTAA
- a CDS encoding DUF1028 domain-containing protein: MTFSIVARCARTNQLGAAAVTAMPAVGKLVTYVEAGVGAIATQASTNPYYGIDGLALLRTGRTADAVLKALLADDAHREVRQVGIVDADGQAVSFSGADNLDWRGHHIGDGFAVQGNRLTGPDVVDAIADTFANRADLDLAQRLLEAMEAGHAKGGDREEERSGHIFVFDQEQYPLCDLRVDDSDDPIAELHRLFGLYVKTLREQFLMLPRRFSSTDRVHDSPVV; this comes from the coding sequence ATGACGTTCTCCATTGTCGCGCGTTGCGCGAGGACCAATCAACTCGGCGCCGCAGCGGTGACGGCGATGCCGGCGGTGGGGAAACTCGTGACGTACGTCGAGGCGGGCGTCGGCGCGATCGCCACGCAGGCCAGCACGAACCCGTATTACGGCATCGATGGTCTGGCCCTGCTGCGGACCGGCCGGACGGCGGACGCGGTGCTGAAGGCGCTGCTGGCGGACGATGCGCATCGCGAGGTGCGCCAGGTGGGTATCGTCGACGCTGATGGGCAGGCGGTCTCGTTCAGCGGAGCGGACAATCTCGACTGGCGCGGCCATCATATTGGCGACGGGTTCGCGGTTCAGGGCAATCGACTGACGGGCCCGGACGTGGTGGACGCGATCGCCGACACGTTCGCGAACCGCGCCGATCTCGACCTGGCGCAGCGGCTGCTGGAAGCAATGGAGGCCGGCCATGCCAAAGGGGGCGATCGGGAGGAGGAACGATCGGGCCACATCTTCGTGTTCGATCAGGAGCAGTATCCGCTGTGCGACCTGCGCGTCGACGACAGCGACGATCCGATCGCGGAACTGCACCGACTGTTCGGCCTGTACGTAAAAACGCTTCGCGAGCAGTTCCTCATGTTGCCGCGGCGTTTCAGCTCCACCGACAGAGTGCACGACTCGCCGGTGGTGTAG
- a CDS encoding gamma-glutamyl-gamma-aminobutyrate hydrolase family protein (Members of this family of hydrolases with an active site Cys residue belong to MEROPS family C26.): MSKVVILQHVPYETPGRIITVFRDFGIPTEVRHLYKGDEVPSDIDEMRALIVLGGPMGVSDMGSDKFPFLAKEVELLQRLVTLDRPVLGICLGAQLLAHAAGAKVYPNVKMGPPGGPGQPPVPVEPIVPLPEIGWGTVTFPFPGGTEPIVFGQIDGSPMFHWHYDTFDLPKFPPPANPAPPPAPPPPTGNALLSSTRTCRNQAFRFKNRLFGFQYHIEITPAGIDALLANGKEDVTSVLGPDGEAKIREETKKFYPRFERQGNKILENFVEFLKVH, from the coding sequence ATGAGCAAGGTCGTCATCCTGCAGCATGTGCCGTACGAGACCCCGGGGCGCATCATCACCGTCTTTCGCGACTTCGGCATCCCGACCGAGGTCCGCCATCTGTACAAGGGCGACGAGGTCCCGTCCGACATCGATGAGATGCGCGCCCTGATCGTCCTGGGCGGCCCGATGGGCGTCAGCGACATGGGGAGCGACAAGTTCCCGTTCCTGGCGAAGGAAGTCGAGCTACTACAACGTCTTGTGACGCTGGATCGTCCGGTGCTGGGCATCTGTCTCGGCGCCCAACTGCTCGCCCATGCCGCCGGGGCGAAGGTGTACCCGAACGTAAAGATGGGCCCGCCGGGCGGGCCGGGGCAGCCCCCGGTGCCGGTGGAGCCGATCGTGCCGCTGCCTGAGATCGGTTGGGGGACGGTGACGTTCCCCTTCCCGGGCGGTACGGAGCCGATCGTCTTCGGCCAGATCGACGGTTCGCCGATGTTCCACTGGCACTACGACACGTTCGACTTGCCGAAGTTCCCGCCCCCGGCCAACCCCGCGCCCCCACCGGCACCGCCCCCGCCAACGGGCAACGCGCTGCTCAGCAGCACGCGCACGTGCCGCAACCAGGCGTTCCGCTTTAAGAACCGCCTGTTCGGCTTCCAGTACCACATCGAGATCACACCAGCCGGCATTGATGCCCTGCTGGCCAACGGCAAGGAAGACGTCACCAGCGTGCTCGGCCCCGACGGCGAGGCCAAGATCCGCGAGGAGACGAAGAAGTTCTATCCCCGCTTCGAACGCCAGGGGAATAAGATCCTCGAGAACTTCGTGGAGTTTTTGAAGGTGCATTGA
- a CDS encoding DUF2071 domain-containing protein, with the protein MHPSLQHLDHRPWALPVKPWDFRQRWMDLLFAHWPIPASSVRHLVPAELEIDEFDGTTWVGVVPFRMEGIAPRRLPSLPWVSAFAELNLRLYVRYRGKPGVFFISLDAANPLAVWTARRFFHLPYFNAQMTATRDGEAIDYHSRRVGPGTPVTFKGRYWPTSDVYRATAGSLEHFLIERYCLFTKTPAGVMLCGEVHHAPWPVQRATAEITENTIATGQGIPIDGPPALLHFSRSIDVALWRFTRADAAVTAASQ; encoded by the coding sequence ATGCACCCGTCGCTTCAGCATCTCGACCATCGCCCGTGGGCACTCCCGGTCAAGCCGTGGGACTTTCGCCAGCGGTGGATGGACCTGCTGTTCGCCCACTGGCCGATTCCCGCGTCGTCGGTGCGGCACCTGGTGCCGGCGGAACTGGAGATCGACGAGTTCGACGGCACGACGTGGGTCGGCGTGGTGCCGTTCCGCATGGAGGGCATCGCGCCCCGGCGACTGCCGAGCCTGCCGTGGGTGTCGGCATTCGCTGAGCTGAACCTCCGGCTGTACGTGCGGTACCGCGGCAAGCCCGGCGTCTTCTTCATCAGCTTGGACGCCGCCAATCCACTGGCGGTCTGGACGGCCAGGCGGTTCTTTCACTTGCCGTACTTCAATGCCCAGATGACCGCCACGCGGGATGGTGAGGCGATCGACTACCATTCCCGCCGGGTCGGCCCCGGCACGCCCGTCACCTTCAAGGGACGCTACTGGCCCACGTCCGACGTCTACCGCGCCACCGCCGGCTCGCTCGAGCATTTCCTGATCGAGCGCTACTGCCTGTTCACGAAGACCCCCGCCGGCGTCATGCTCTGCGGCGAGGTCCACCACGCCCCATGGCCCGTCCAGCGGGCCACAGCCGAGATCACCGAAAACACCATCGCCACCGGGCAGGGCATCCCGATCGACGGCCCACCGGCGTTGCTGCACTTCAGCCGGTCGATCGACGTGGCGCTGTGGCGATTCACCCGGGCGGATGCCGCGGTTACGGCGGCGTCGCAATAG
- the aat gene encoding leucyl/phenylalanyl-tRNA--protein transferase — MSDTLRLDPETLLTAYAQGVFPMSDRDGTVRWYTADPRGVLPLDELHVPKTLATLVRQQKFDVRINYDFEATMRGCMSNREEGSWISDDLIAAYKRLHELGFAHSVETWLNGQLVGGLYGVSLGGAFFGESMFHRVSDASKVALVHLVNRLNERGYQLLDTQASTEHLRRFGCIDIPASQYLRLLKSAMKKQCVFG, encoded by the coding sequence ATGAGCGACACGCTTCGCCTGGACCCCGAGACGTTGCTGACGGCTTACGCGCAGGGCGTCTTCCCCATGTCCGACCGTGACGGCACGGTGCGGTGGTACACCGCCGACCCGCGCGGCGTGCTGCCGTTGGACGAACTGCACGTCCCGAAAACCCTCGCCACCCTCGTGCGGCAGCAGAAGTTCGACGTCCGCATCAACTACGACTTCGAGGCCACGATGCGCGGCTGCATGAGCAACCGTGAGGAAGGGTCCTGGATCAGCGACGACCTGATCGCCGCCTACAAACGCCTGCACGAACTGGGCTTTGCACACAGCGTCGAGACGTGGTTGAACGGCCAACTCGTCGGTGGCCTGTACGGCGTCAGCCTTGGTGGGGCGTTCTTCGGTGAAAGCATGTTCCACCGCGTCAGCGATGCCAGCAAGGTCGCGCTCGTCCACCTCGTCAACCGCCTGAACGAACGGGGCTACCAACTGCTCGACACTCAGGCCTCCACCGAACACCTCCGCCGGTTCGGCTGCATCGACATCCCCGCCAGCCAATACCTGCGCCTGCTGAAGTCCGCGATGAAGAAGCAGTGCGTGTTCGGCTAG
- a CDS encoding ATP-dependent Clp protease adaptor ClpS, translated as MADEPKESPSDAGAPTPAAPSEGGNATATKPRKSTKSAPKRKPPGMLPPWKVLLHNDDKNDFKFVIDTIVELTPLNKQDAETRMREANDTGLTLLLVTHKERAELYKDQFESKGLTVTIEPAEK; from the coding sequence ATGGCAGACGAACCGAAGGAATCCCCAAGCGACGCCGGCGCCCCCACGCCGGCAGCACCCAGCGAGGGCGGCAACGCCACCGCGACCAAGCCGCGCAAGTCGACCAAGAGCGCCCCAAAGCGCAAGCCCCCCGGCATGCTGCCGCCGTGGAAGGTGCTGCTGCACAACGACGACAAGAACGACTTCAAGTTCGTGATCGACACGATTGTCGAGCTGACCCCCCTGAACAAACAGGACGCCGAGACCCGCATGCGCGAGGCCAACGACACCGGCCTGACGCTGCTGCTGGTCACCCACAAGGAACGGGCCGAGCTGTACAAGGACCAGTTCGAGAGCAAGGGCTTGACCGTGACAATCGAGCCCGCGGAGAAGTGA